From a region of the Pseudoclavibacter endophyticus genome:
- a CDS encoding Na(+)/H(+) antiporter subunit C, with amino-acid sequence MTISILLLVGMVVCFAAGVAMLLERSLTRMVLGFLLLGNATNLLVFFMSGSFGAAPLFNPDLEPGDYSDPLPQAFILTAIVITFGVTAFLLALVYRSWRLAQADTVEDDEEDIAMRTVDVTADDETFVEADAGDTEFGSAAEAAVATATGPVDLNEVATADDHAGEFDAGDASSPTRATPDAEHDDTPSSDASATTDDPTDEGSRP; translated from the coding sequence ATGACCATCTCGATCCTCCTGCTCGTCGGCATGGTCGTCTGCTTCGCCGCGGGCGTCGCCATGCTCCTCGAACGGAGCCTCACCCGCATGGTGCTGGGATTCCTGCTGCTCGGCAACGCGACCAACCTGCTCGTCTTCTTTATGTCGGGGAGCTTCGGCGCCGCCCCGCTGTTCAACCCGGACCTCGAGCCCGGCGACTACAGCGACCCGCTGCCGCAGGCGTTCATCCTGACGGCAATCGTCATCACCTTCGGTGTCACGGCATTTCTCCTCGCCCTGGTCTACCGGTCGTGGCGCCTGGCGCAGGCCGACACCGTGGAGGACGACGAAGAGGACATCGCCATGCGCACCGTCGACGTCACGGCCGACGACGAGACCTTCGTCGAGGCGGATGCCGGCGACACCGAGTTCGGGTCGGCCGCCGAGGCCGCCGTCGCGACGGCGACCGGACCGGTCGACCTCAACGAAGTTGCGACCGCCGACGACCACGCCGGCGAGTTCGACGCCGGCGACGCCAGCAGCCCAACGAGGGCGACCCCCGACGCCGAGCACGACGACACGCCCTCGAGCGACGCCTCGGCGACCACCGACGACCCGACCGACGAGGGGAGCCGCCCGTGA